In Effusibacillus pohliae DSM 22757, a single window of DNA contains:
- a CDS encoding VOC family protein, giving the protein MAEPLLGNNVIHQIAFVVRDIEAVSEAFAKLLGIPKPAWFLTGPREISQIVFRGEPSDARSKLIFINTPSVQIELIEPSDASSTMREFLDAVGEGIHHIAFDVDNMKRCLSIMEDHGFPVLQTGEFTSSKGRYAYVDTMDAYKTVVELLEREEPHAVSQQQRKDGDEQPLLGTNTVAQIAFVVRDIESVAEAYCRLLGIPKPPVLASGASDAAQVVFQGQPTKAQAKFMFLNTPLIQIELIEPDDSPSTWKHHLETIGEGVHHISFVVNNLEEKIRVLEQLGYPIIQKGNFWNGWGKYAYMDTTSTFKVIIELLEKFDG; this is encoded by the coding sequence GCGTTTGCGAAATTGCTGGGTATCCCCAAACCGGCCTGGTTTTTGACGGGACCACGGGAAATTTCGCAAATTGTTTTCCGGGGCGAGCCGTCTGATGCACGGAGCAAATTGATTTTTATCAATACTCCATCTGTGCAAATCGAATTGATTGAGCCAAGTGATGCATCGAGCACAATGCGGGAATTTTTGGATGCCGTCGGAGAAGGCATTCATCATATCGCCTTTGACGTCGACAACATGAAACGATGTTTGTCGATCATGGAGGACCATGGATTTCCCGTCCTGCAAACAGGTGAATTTACGTCAAGCAAGGGAAGATACGCTTACGTGGATACCATGGATGCATACAAAACGGTCGTTGAGCTGTTGGAACGAGAGGAACCGCACGCAGTTTCCCAGCAACAGCGCAAAGATGGCGATGAGCAACCGCTGCTCGGAACGAACACGGTGGCGCAAATCGCATTTGTCGTCCGTGATATCGAGTCTGTCGCCGAAGCGTACTGTAGGTTGCTTGGGATCCCGAAGCCGCCGGTTCTTGCATCGGGTGCGAGCGATGCTGCGCAGGTGGTGTTCCAGGGCCAGCCAACGAAAGCACAAGCGAAATTTATGTTTCTTAACACGCCGCTTATCCAAATCGAACTGATCGAACCGGACGATTCACCAAGCACCTGGAAACACCACCTCGAGACAATAGGCGAAGGGGTTCACCACATTTCGTTCGTCGTCAACAATCTGGAAGAAAAAATCAGGGTGTTGGAACAACTGGGATATCCGATTATTCAAAAAGGGAACTTTTGGAATGGGTGGGGCAAATACGCCTACATGGACACCACATCTACGTTTAAAGTGATCATCGAACTGCTTGAAAAATTTGATGGATAG
- a CDS encoding alpha/beta fold hydrolase has product MPYIQVENLTIHYKIEGNGSPLLLLHGMGSNSRSWRNQLEGLKDHFTVIAWDAPGYGKSSDPSKAITTFKQFAKILKGFLEKLNLDSIYLLGHSMGSVLALDFCCLYPEVVKALILADGTRGNAAGDAELNERKLRNRLVSIETLTPQEIAKQRVGELLAPNAPEEVRREAERLYSEIRPAGYRSVAYSLYNANQTGLLPLINIPTLVICGELDKVTPVRESEILHAGIAKSELVIIPGTGHLCYQENPAAFNHHVLEFLKKHEQMYSRKGEDSGAI; this is encoded by the coding sequence ATGCCATATATCCAGGTGGAAAATTTGACTATCCATTATAAAATAGAAGGGAATGGATCGCCTCTGCTGCTGCTGCACGGGATGGGGAGCAATTCCCGTTCCTGGAGAAATCAGTTGGAGGGACTAAAGGATCATTTTACGGTTATCGCCTGGGATGCGCCCGGGTATGGGAAGAGTTCGGATCCTTCGAAAGCGATCACCACATTTAAACAGTTCGCCAAAATTTTAAAAGGATTCCTGGAAAAACTGAACCTGGATTCCATTTATCTTCTTGGCCATTCCATGGGAAGTGTGTTGGCACTTGATTTTTGCTGTCTCTATCCGGAGGTTGTCAAAGCGCTCATATTGGCGGACGGCACCAGAGGAAACGCCGCGGGGGATGCGGAACTGAATGAAAGGAAATTGCGGAACCGGTTGGTTTCAATCGAAACGTTAACACCTCAGGAAATCGCAAAACAAAGGGTGGGCGAGCTGTTGGCTCCAAACGCACCGGAAGAAGTTCGGCGAGAGGCTGAACGTCTTTATTCGGAAATTCGACCTGCTGGTTACCGGTCGGTTGCATACTCACTATACAACGCGAATCAAACCGGTCTGCTTCCATTGATCAACATTCCCACACTTGTGATCTGTGGGGAGTTGGACAAGGTAACACCGGTTCGTGAATCTGAAATTCTTCACGCGGGTATTGCAAAATCGGAACTCGTCATTATCCCTGGAACAGGTCATTTGTGTTACCAGGAAAATCCGGCCGCGTTTAATCATCATGTTTTGGAGTTTCTGAAGAAACACGAGCAGATGTACTCGCGGAAAGGAGAGGACAGTGGTGCCATCTGA